A genomic region of Alicyclobacillus sp. SO9 contains the following coding sequences:
- a CDS encoding substrate-binding domain-containing protein: protein MLTNRVRQVRQRLQMSQADVAKRIGISRQALRYIETGETVPNTFTALRLAQVFSVRVEDLFQTLDEEAVRVAAAADEDVSEGDRVFLSDTGNRLAAHRVHPIATSTRHGHADAVVHEVLGNQQVRIQASPYRTLEPGVVIAGCDPGLQLLSDTAANTTKQQVMWRNADNRRAKHLLTEGLVHAAAVHIPVTLSAAADADSSFERHDGIRKFHFASWQLGWVVKQGNPKGFQEASNFLTGRFRLANRHSGAGTRKLLEQLLADAGVDPAQVPGYDFELGSHLEVALAVENGAADVGIALSSVAGPLRLQFMPIHTERCELWVPSQHLRQDSVQAMVDALVSDPFRWELAAVGDYDVANTGLEL, encoded by the coding sequence ATGCTGACGAATCGCGTGCGCCAGGTCCGGCAACGCTTACAAATGTCACAGGCTGATGTGGCAAAACGTATTGGTATTTCCCGCCAAGCGTTGCGTTACATTGAGACAGGGGAGACGGTTCCCAACACTTTTACTGCTTTGCGTCTGGCACAGGTCTTCTCTGTTCGGGTGGAAGACTTGTTTCAGACTCTGGACGAGGAGGCGGTGAGAGTGGCGGCGGCGGCAGATGAGGATGTATCAGAGGGCGATCGCGTTTTTCTCTCTGACACAGGCAACAGGCTTGCTGCACACCGGGTGCACCCAATTGCGACCAGCACTCGTCATGGACATGCAGATGCTGTGGTTCACGAAGTGCTCGGGAATCAGCAGGTGCGCATCCAAGCCTCCCCCTACCGAACTTTGGAACCTGGAGTCGTCATTGCCGGCTGTGACCCAGGTTTGCAACTTCTCTCGGATACTGCAGCAAACACCACGAAACAGCAGGTGATGTGGCGTAATGCAGATAACAGGCGGGCAAAACACCTTTTAACAGAGGGACTTGTGCACGCTGCGGCCGTACACATCCCAGTGACTCTGAGCGCTGCTGCCGATGCCGACAGCAGCTTTGAAAGACATGATGGGATTCGTAAGTTTCACTTTGCCTCGTGGCAATTGGGCTGGGTCGTCAAACAGGGTAACCCGAAAGGGTTTCAAGAGGCTTCCAATTTCTTGACAGGGCGGTTTCGACTTGCCAATCGGCACTCAGGGGCGGGGACCCGAAAACTGCTCGAACAGTTGCTTGCGGATGCAGGAGTAGATCCAGCACAAGTGCCTGGGTATGACTTTGAACTAGGCAGTCATTTGGAAGTCGCGTTAGCCGTGGAGAACGGAGCAGCAGATGTTGGAATTGCACTGTCCTCCGTCGCGGGACCGCTGCGACTTCAGTTCATGCCGATTCATACAGAACGGTGTGAACTGTGGGTTCCGTCTCAGCATTTGCGCCAAGATTCGGTTCAAGCCATGGTGGATGCGCTCGTGTCCGATCCCTTTCGCTGGGAACTGGCAGCTGTCGGCGACTACGACGTTGCGAACACAGGACTGGAACTTTGA
- a CDS encoding C40 family peptidase, translated as MGLTILKQNRHGCDKCMPNGRSSRWKMALSVGSLLTLSGFFIPHANASSLSQKKQQLQNLKNQASQNSAQLSKDQHQKSQFKQQIQAYSDSIQNLKASISTNQNQMSSLKQQIQQMNDKINKTQSQLQTDQNNVAQMIRASYEDGNVSFLQVLFKSTSWSDFLNRLNDLAEVTKAQKALVNQVTTLKKQLEQEQQQKQSSYQHLSSRNAQLAVLVQVDAQLVKKKNQAMKQVTHDAQVRTQQAGVLESQIHLTKSEVAALQAQTIRDEAKMKSKSYLTQAKQSLGNANTSALISFAERFEGRPYVWGGTSPYPGFDCSGFTQYVYGHFGINLPRTSGAQFGVGLPVSRNNLKPGDLVFFSTYAPGASHVGIYIGGDQMIDSEDSGLMVTNLFSNPYWSARYIGARDVIRH; from the coding sequence GTGGGTCTGACAATCCTGAAACAAAACAGACATGGATGTGACAAATGTATGCCTAATGGGCGCAGTTCTCGGTGGAAAATGGCGTTGTCTGTCGGTTCGCTTTTAACTCTGTCAGGGTTTTTTATACCTCACGCCAATGCAAGTTCACTTAGTCAAAAGAAACAGCAGTTGCAGAATTTAAAGAATCAAGCTTCTCAGAACTCGGCCCAACTTTCCAAGGATCAGCATCAAAAATCACAGTTCAAGCAACAGATTCAAGCCTATAGCGATTCTATTCAAAACTTAAAAGCCTCCATCTCAACAAATCAAAATCAAATGTCTTCTCTAAAGCAACAAATACAGCAAATGAACGATAAGATAAACAAGACGCAAAGTCAGTTGCAGACAGATCAGAACAATGTGGCTCAAATGATCCGTGCGTCTTACGAAGATGGAAACGTTTCCTTTTTACAGGTGCTGTTTAAATCCACATCATGGTCAGACTTTCTAAATCGACTGAATGATTTGGCTGAAGTGACAAAAGCTCAGAAAGCACTTGTCAATCAAGTGACAACGCTGAAGAAGCAGTTGGAGCAGGAGCAACAGCAAAAGCAGAGCAGCTATCAGCATCTCTCGTCACGGAATGCACAACTGGCGGTTTTGGTGCAGGTTGACGCGCAATTGGTCAAGAAAAAGAATCAAGCGATGAAACAGGTAACCCATGACGCACAAGTCAGGACGCAGCAAGCTGGTGTTCTCGAAAGTCAGATTCATCTGACAAAAAGCGAGGTTGCGGCGCTTCAAGCTCAGACCATAAGAGACGAAGCTAAGATGAAAAGCAAGTCATATTTGACTCAGGCTAAGCAATCCCTCGGCAACGCAAATACGAGCGCATTAATTTCCTTCGCAGAGAGGTTTGAAGGCAGGCCGTATGTGTGGGGCGGCACATCACCTTATCCTGGCTTCGACTGTTCTGGTTTTACCCAATATGTGTATGGACACTTTGGTATCAATTTGCCTCGTACTTCAGGTGCGCAGTTCGGTGTAGGACTTCCGGTCAGCCGGAATAACTTGAAGCCTGGAGACTTAGTGTTCTTCTCTACCTATGCGCCAGGCGCCTCACATGTGGGGATTTACATCGGCGGTGACCAGATGATTGACTCCGAAGACAGCGGGCTCATGGTTACGAACTTGTTCAGCAATCCGTATTGGAGTGCGAGGTACATAGGTGCCCGAGACGTGATCCGACATTAA
- a CDS encoding extracellular solute-binding protein, with product MNKWKVGFRGTAVAAVSLSALTLAGCGNSGTGTNSGNGSSATGSNTVNSSSNTAGNGAKTSGESKGIAHIAYAGSLQLANNKYVGPAFQKQSGYTFQGRGGGSFAVANLIKSGEIQADAFESVGTAPIQALGSKYADWAVGFASSPLVIAYSEKSPFAKQLDAIRKGQKPISDLFTLMEKPSFHLGRTNPQTDPQGQAFVFMMRLAQSQLKLPAGTAAKVLGGVNNSKQIFSETGILSRLQAGQLDATSAYQSEAIQRNLPYIKLPDSINLGNPKKAKLYATAKLKLKNGKTVSGKPLEIYVAALKTAPDGQAADSFIHFVLSQKGLNLYKQNGYQLTPAKVWGNKANIPGSIQSELKQP from the coding sequence ATGAATAAATGGAAGGTTGGGTTCAGAGGCACCGCTGTAGCGGCCGTGAGTTTGTCTGCTCTGACTTTGGCGGGGTGTGGTAACAGCGGAACAGGCACTAACAGCGGCAACGGGAGCAGTGCAACGGGATCGAACACCGTAAACAGTTCTTCAAATACTGCTGGAAACGGCGCAAAGACGTCAGGCGAAAGCAAGGGAATCGCGCACATTGCGTATGCGGGATCGCTGCAACTGGCCAACAACAAATACGTTGGGCCCGCTTTTCAAAAACAGTCGGGATATACCTTTCAGGGTCGCGGGGGCGGGTCCTTTGCTGTCGCGAACTTGATTAAGTCCGGCGAAATTCAGGCTGACGCCTTTGAAAGTGTCGGCACGGCGCCAATCCAGGCCCTGGGCAGCAAATATGCAGATTGGGCCGTAGGGTTTGCCAGTTCCCCGCTGGTGATTGCGTACTCGGAAAAGAGTCCGTTTGCAAAGCAACTGGATGCAATTCGCAAGGGTCAGAAGCCCATTAGCGATTTGTTCACGCTCATGGAAAAACCTAGTTTTCACTTGGGGCGTACGAATCCGCAAACGGATCCGCAAGGGCAGGCATTTGTGTTCATGATGCGCCTGGCTCAGTCCCAGTTAAAACTTCCGGCGGGGACTGCCGCGAAAGTGCTTGGCGGCGTCAACAATAGTAAGCAAATCTTCTCGGAGACCGGGATTTTATCACGTTTGCAGGCAGGCCAGTTAGATGCAACCAGCGCATATCAATCGGAAGCCATCCAAAGGAACTTGCCCTACATTAAACTGCCAGACTCGATTAATCTCGGCAATCCGAAGAAAGCCAAGCTGTATGCCACTGCCAAACTTAAACTAAAGAACGGGAAAACGGTCAGCGGCAAACCGCTTGAGATTTATGTGGCGGCTCTGAAGACTGCGCCTGACGGTCAAGCGGCGGACAGTTTTATCCACTTTGTGCTGTCCCAAAAGGGGCTCAACCTGTATAAACAAAATGGCTATCAGTTGACGCCGGCAAAAGTCTGGGGTAACAAAGCGAACATACCGGGCAGCATTCAGTCCGAGCTGAAACAGCCGTGA
- a CDS encoding phospholipase D-like domain-containing protein produces the protein MLFTILFFLYFTSVIVSLIIAIREVQRPILALTWIVFSLVIPVLAPMAYFLLSQRQVRRYLQVRRGHKIKTAVTLLHGDETGSAEAQPSLAGPSLAKPSLAKPSVAGQSHAGFSQEKYSEAEPSPRLNARAAQTISAWATRMLERPPLPAEVVILKNGLAKYRMLLRTLRSAKETIDMEYYIYRNDEVGQTVTKILIDKSMHGVRVRLLRDGLGSRKLPKRVLLAMANAGIEVRTVHPLSVWFSPMVTHRDHNKIVTIDQHTGLIGGMNIGDEYTGKSEDAGFWRDTHLQLTGEGTKYLQQVFDAIWDIGVPLKVKGNLNYRHKCRHKGRSTSKFANKAGARSKASLRDKFPLIEAAEELAVPTHESLVAQASSDTQEISPSQHTWVQTVDSGPDSDAEHVRDLFFLCATEARHTLDIITPYFAPDTDVVTALKTAAARGVTVRLVVPMKPDHKLIGWACRTFYTDLLLAGINVYLYKKGILHAKSIIVDSEACVIGAANYDLLSFRNNYESCEVVYSTQFAKLLQKQFAADIADSIELTPQEMESEPMWAKVRNKGARLLAPLL, from the coding sequence ATGTTGTTCACCATTTTGTTTTTCCTTTATTTTACTTCCGTTATCGTATCTCTCATTATTGCCATTCGCGAGGTTCAGCGACCTATCCTTGCACTTACTTGGATTGTCTTCAGCCTCGTTATTCCGGTTCTCGCACCAATGGCCTATTTCTTATTGTCACAACGTCAGGTGCGCAGGTATTTGCAGGTGCGACGAGGACATAAAATCAAAACGGCAGTTACACTGCTGCACGGGGACGAAACAGGATCTGCCGAAGCACAGCCCTCTCTGGCTGGGCCCTCTCTGGCTAAGCCCTCTCTGGCTAAGCCCTCTGTGGCTGGGCAATCTCATGCAGGGTTTTCCCAGGAAAAGTATTCCGAAGCAGAGCCTTCACCTCGTCTCAACGCGAGAGCAGCACAAACGATTTCCGCATGGGCGACGCGCATGCTAGAGCGTCCTCCCCTGCCCGCTGAAGTCGTCATCCTCAAGAATGGCTTAGCGAAGTACAGAATGCTGCTTCGGACCCTTCGAAGCGCTAAGGAAACCATTGATATGGAGTACTACATATACAGGAACGACGAGGTGGGCCAGACTGTGACCAAGATTCTCATCGATAAATCGATGCACGGTGTTCGCGTTCGCCTGCTCCGTGATGGTCTCGGAAGTCGGAAACTGCCGAAAAGGGTTCTTCTGGCTATGGCGAATGCGGGAATTGAAGTCAGAACCGTGCATCCGCTGTCTGTCTGGTTTAGTCCAATGGTGACCCATCGCGATCACAATAAAATCGTCACCATAGACCAACACACTGGCCTCATCGGCGGAATGAACATTGGCGATGAATATACAGGTAAGAGTGAAGATGCGGGGTTTTGGCGCGACACACACTTGCAATTGACAGGCGAGGGAACGAAGTATTTGCAGCAAGTGTTCGATGCCATCTGGGACATCGGGGTTCCACTGAAGGTAAAGGGCAATCTCAACTACAGACACAAATGCAGACACAAAGGACGCTCGACGTCAAAGTTCGCGAACAAAGCCGGCGCACGCTCAAAAGCTTCCCTTCGCGACAAATTTCCGTTGATTGAAGCTGCGGAAGAACTGGCCGTGCCTACTCATGAATCACTGGTCGCGCAGGCGTCTTCAGATACACAGGAAATTTCTCCTTCGCAGCATACCTGGGTACAGACCGTGGACAGCGGTCCTGACAGTGACGCGGAACATGTTAGGGACCTGTTTTTCCTGTGTGCAACAGAGGCCAGGCACACACTTGATATCATCACACCCTACTTTGCACCAGATACGGATGTGGTGACGGCACTGAAGACTGCTGCCGCGAGGGGGGTGACGGTGCGGCTTGTCGTTCCAATGAAACCCGATCACAAGCTGATTGGGTGGGCTTGCCGAACTTTTTATACCGATTTGTTGCTCGCGGGCATCAATGTGTACCTCTACAAAAAAGGCATTCTCCACGCAAAATCCATCATTGTAGACAGTGAAGCGTGTGTCATAGGCGCCGCAAACTACGACCTGCTCAGTTTCCGGAACAATTACGAATCCTGTGAGGTTGTCTACAGTACCCAATTCGCGAAGTTGTTACAGAAGCAGTTTGCAGCGGACATTGCAGATTCCATCGAGCTCACACCACAAGAAATGGAAAGTGAGCCCATGTGGGCAAAAGTCAGAAACAAGGGTGCACGCCTTCTCGCACCCTTGTTGTAG
- a CDS encoding ABC transporter permease subunit, whose product MRWRATGGVLALVALLCVSFLLLPLAALLLHIPWSSLWQVWSSEGASALRLSLMTAVISMAVIVVFGTPLGWLLARGRSRLWQWVEYLMLIPLLMPPLVLGLLLIYFYGPYGTVGKFLGIWHLSATNTALAVVIAQIYESIPYYVFSAQGAFHQVDAIHEQISWSLGVGPWKTFRQITLPLALPGMTVGFMMAFARAVGAFGAVVVVAYYPHTLPISVWIALQEKGLPTALPLALLLLLISMPLPLAAVLWRRLHA is encoded by the coding sequence ATGCGCTGGCGTGCAACAGGCGGCGTGCTGGCATTGGTTGCTTTGCTTTGTGTCAGCTTTCTCTTGCTGCCACTAGCGGCCCTGCTGCTGCACATTCCATGGAGCAGCTTGTGGCAGGTTTGGTCTTCGGAAGGCGCGAGTGCACTGCGGCTCTCTCTGATGACTGCCGTTATCAGCATGGCGGTCATCGTTGTCTTTGGCACGCCCCTCGGCTGGCTCTTAGCGCGGGGCCGCAGCCGGCTGTGGCAATGGGTCGAATACCTCATGCTGATTCCGTTACTGATGCCGCCTCTGGTTCTCGGCCTGCTCTTAATCTACTTTTACGGTCCTTACGGCACAGTAGGCAAGTTCTTGGGTATATGGCACCTGTCTGCAACGAATACAGCGTTAGCAGTCGTCATCGCCCAAATCTACGAGTCTATTCCTTACTACGTATTTTCAGCCCAGGGTGCGTTTCATCAGGTCGATGCCATTCATGAGCAAATCTCCTGGTCTCTCGGCGTGGGTCCCTGGAAGACCTTTCGGCAAATCACCTTGCCGTTGGCACTGCCTGGAATGACGGTGGGATTTATGATGGCTTTCGCGCGGGCAGTCGGAGCCTTCGGTGCAGTTGTCGTTGTAGCCTATTATCCACATACACTGCCCATCAGCGTGTGGATCGCGTTACAAGAAAAAGGGCTGCCAACAGCCCTTCCGCTTGCCTTGCTGTTATTGCTCATTTCCATGCCGCTGCCTCTGGCAGCGGTACTTTGGAGGAGGCTGCATGCTTAA
- a CDS encoding YkuS family protein, whose amino-acid sequence MKRVAVEQGLHPVKAYLEQKGCQVIDMATGSSNVGDAAAIVLTGGDENIMGMEDKLADVPVVTADGLSPEEVYQRIERFIH is encoded by the coding sequence ATGAAACGAGTCGCAGTTGAACAGGGATTACATCCCGTAAAAGCATATTTAGAGCAGAAAGGCTGTCAAGTCATAGACATGGCCACTGGCAGCTCCAACGTCGGTGACGCCGCCGCAATTGTTCTCACAGGCGGAGACGAAAATATCATGGGTATGGAGGATAAGTTGGCCGACGTACCCGTCGTAACGGCGGACGGACTATCTCCAGAGGAAGTCTATCAACGGATTGAGCGCTTTATTCACTAG
- a CDS encoding ABC transporter ATP-binding protein, giving the protein MLKLHLKLPRRYFHMNVDFAVPKGSIYCLYGPSAAGKSSILSVLSGFETGYDEVKIEWDGSVLLESGPGSDKARFTPAWKRGIGYLTQSVPLFPHLSVRDNIRFGMNPSRFSKEQAAEMEEWYEEIVDRLELEPYLSMRPKQLSGGLTQRAALARALVPRPHLMLLDEPFSALDWQSRNHMQEVVLDFQRRLQMTIILVTHQLEEAQKMAGIIGVIHDGQILQEDSPDALMTRPQNWNVAKLLGYQHLWKDGGKYYALHPDRGVVVHDEQDSKYADFNSFESIVKIQGTVQDLLLKDGRRIVRLTPRTSGLDSSFAISAPVHVALSPLQSVCKGEIVTAVFVEPPEIKDYPTR; this is encoded by the coding sequence ATGCTTAAACTACATCTCAAGCTCCCGCGACGCTATTTTCATATGAATGTGGACTTTGCGGTTCCAAAAGGATCTATTTATTGCTTGTATGGACCGTCGGCAGCAGGAAAATCCAGCATTCTGTCAGTCTTATCCGGGTTCGAAACAGGCTATGACGAAGTGAAAATAGAATGGGACGGGTCGGTGTTGCTGGAATCCGGTCCTGGCAGTGACAAGGCACGGTTTACGCCGGCCTGGAAACGAGGCATTGGCTATTTAACACAATCCGTACCATTGTTTCCGCATTTAAGTGTACGTGACAACATTCGCTTTGGGATGAATCCGAGCCGCTTCTCCAAGGAGCAAGCTGCAGAAATGGAGGAATGGTACGAAGAGATTGTCGACCGCCTGGAACTCGAGCCCTACCTGTCAATGCGTCCAAAACAGTTGTCCGGAGGATTGACACAACGTGCTGCACTGGCTCGTGCACTTGTTCCTCGTCCTCACCTCATGCTTTTGGACGAACCCTTCTCCGCTTTGGACTGGCAATCGCGCAACCACATGCAGGAAGTTGTTCTGGACTTTCAACGGCGCTTGCAAATGACAATTATCCTTGTGACCCATCAACTGGAAGAGGCCCAGAAGATGGCTGGTATCATCGGTGTTATCCATGACGGACAGATACTGCAAGAAGATTCACCTGATGCCTTGATGACAAGACCCCAAAATTGGAACGTAGCCAAACTTTTAGGTTATCAACACCTTTGGAAAGATGGGGGGAAGTACTATGCACTGCATCCCGACAGAGGTGTGGTTGTTCACGATGAACAGGATTCAAAATATGCAGATTTTAATTCATTTGAGTCAATTGTAAAAATCCAGGGAACAGTCCAAGACCTGCTGTTGAAAGACGGGAGGAGGATTGTGAGATTGACCCCGCGCACTTCGGGCTTGGACTCGTCTTTTGCCATTTCAGCACCAGTGCATGTCGCATTGTCACCGCTCCAGTCCGTGTGCAAAGGGGAGATTGTGACTGCTGTTTTTGTCGAACCGCCGGAGATAAAAGACTATCCAACTCGTTGA